One Littorina saxatilis isolate snail1 linkage group LG10, US_GU_Lsax_2.0, whole genome shotgun sequence DNA window includes the following coding sequences:
- the LOC138977848 gene encoding fap1 adhesin-like yields the protein MNQRQEDVSLFGETLEQTLEQTLEETLEEIHWKRQIGGDTPRTFGETLEQTLEETLEETLAEIHWRRQIGGDTPSFGETLEQTLEETLEETLEEIHWRRQIGGDTPSFGETLEQTLEETLEETLEEIHWWRQIGGDTPSFGETLEQTLEETLEETLEEIHWWRQIGGDTPSFGETMEQTLAETLEEIHWRRQIGGDTPSVRPSARASFGETLEQTLEETLEETLEEIHWRRQIGGDTPSFGETLEQTLEETLEETLEEIHWRRQIGGDTPSFGETLEQTLEETLEETLEEIHWWRQIGGDTPSFGETMEQTLAETLEEIHWRRQIGGDTPSVRPSARASFGETLEQTLEETLEETLEETLEEIHWRRQIGGDTPSFGETLEQTLEETLEETLEETLEETLEEIHWRRQIGGDTPSVRPSVLASVRLAIRSCVRPRVRPGDTLEQTLEQTLERTLIISAKNTEELTRNTVTQPQRTGRDAVSRPTITPTITPPTKPKGC from the exons ATGAACCAGAGACAAGAAGACGTGTCTCTT tttggagaaacactggagcagaccctggagcagacactggaggagacactggaggagatacATTGGAAGAGACAAATTGGAGGAGACACACCGCgtacc tttggagaaacactggagcagaccttggaggagacactggaggagacactGGCGGAGATACATTGGAGGAGACAAATTGGAGGAGACacaccgtcc tttggagaaacactggagcagaccttggaggagacactggaggagacactggaggagatacATTGGAGGAGACAAATTGGAGGAGACacaccgtcc tttggagaaacactggagcagaccttggaggagacactggaggagacactggaggagatacATTGGTGGAGACAAATTGGAGGAGACacaccgtcc tttggagaaacactggagcagaccttggaggagacactggaggagacactggaggagatacATTGGTGGAGACAAATTGGAGGAGACacaccgtcc tttggagAAACAATGGAGCAGACCTTGGcggagacactggaggagatacATTGGAGGAGACAAATTGGAGGAGACacaccgtccgtccgtccgtccgcccgcGCGTCC tttggagaaacactggagcagaccttggaggagacactggaggagacactggaggagatacATTGGAGGAGACAAATTGGAGGAGACacaccgtcc tttggagaaacactggagcagaccttggaggagacactggaggagacactggaggagatacATTGGAGGAGACAAATTGGAGGAGACacaccgtcc tttggagaaacactggagcagaccttggaggagacactggaggagacactggaggagatacATTGGTGGAGACAAATTGGAGGAGACacaccgtcc tttggagAAACAATGGAGCAGACCTTGGcggagacactggaggagatacATTGGAGGAGACAAATTGGAGGAGACacaccgtccgtccgtccgtccgcccgcGCGTCC tttggagaaacactggagcagacgttggaggagacactggaggagacactggaggagacactggaggagatacATTGGAGGAGACAAATTGGAGGAGACacaccgtcc tttggagaaacactggagcagaccctggaggagacactggaggagacactggaggagacactggaggagacactggaggagatacATTGGAGGAGACAAATTGGAGGAGACacaccgtccgtccgtccgtccgtccttgCGTCCGTGAGGCTGGCCATCCGTTCGTGCGTCCGTCCCCGCGTCCGCCCAGGAGAcacgctggagcagacattggagcagacattggaacgGACACTGATTATCAGTGCTAAGAACACGGAAGAATTGACACGTAACACGGTCACCCAACCACAACGAACAGGGAGGGACGCAGTTTCGCGCCCAACAATCACCCCCACAATAACTCCGCCCACCAAGCCTAAGGGGTGTTGA